From the Deltaproteobacteria bacterium genome, the window CGGCTGGCTTAAAGCCGCTCAGATACCGCCGGTTTTCGGGTTGAGAGATGAAGATTCCAGAAAGAGATCTATCGTTCAACCGCTCAAGCAGCCGTTGGACCCTTTTCATATAAGGGCTTTTAATGATTTGATTTTTTAGTTTTAAAGGTTCCATTCTTGCTTTAAAAGCTTGACATCCTTATAATAATAATTAATATAAAAAACAAACCTTAGCTGGGTACAAGGGTAAGGGTAGATGAACGGTTATCAACATTTTACTCCAGGAGAAATTTCATTACTCGATAAAGCCCTGGAGATATCAGAAGACGTTACCTGTAATCATTACCATATTTCCGCCGGTAATTGGAAAAAATATGGTTTTGAGGTTTCGAATTTGGTCCAATTGCAAGAGGAGGAAATCACCCCTTACGGATTGGCCCAGATAGCCCGTTATGTGCATCCTTTTCCTTTTCGTATCCCGACCTATTATCCGAGGGATTATTACCGGATCTGTCTTCAGGATCACAATATCCTCCGGGTCGTAGACCGGAATGACGGTATCGAGTTGTTTCCTCTGATGGTCTATGTCTTGACCCACGAACTGGTCCATGTCATTCGTTTCAGGAAGTTCATGCAACGCTTTGATGTAGATCAGGAAGAAAAGGCGGTTGAAGAGGGCAAGGTTCATCAGGCGACCTATCAGATCCTGAAACCGTTGAAGGGAATAAAATTAAATCCTATTTTTGATTCCTATCTGGGCCATCGTTGCCAGACTGAATTATATTAGCAGTACAGGAGGTTTAAACCATGCCGATTTATGAGTATGAATGCCAACAATGTAACCAGGTTACCGAAGCCATGCAGAAGTTCTCGGATGCCCCTTTAACCAAATGCCCCCGATGTTCCGGAAGCTTACGGAAAATGATTTCCCAAAGCAGTTTTCATCTGAAAGGCAGCGGCTGGTATGTAACGGATTACGCCCGCAAGGGGGATTCGGCAACATCAGGGAAAAAAGACAAACCTGCCGAGACCAGCCCCAAGACCCCGGAAAAAAGTACCGAAACCAGTACCAGTTCTCCCGCCAGCGGGACCTCGGAAACAAAATAATAAAAAAGTGACGAGTGACGAGTGACGCATTCAAACAAAACCAGTTCGATACGTTTTAACTCGTCTCTCGTCCTTCATCCTTTGCTTTTTATCATTCGTCCCCGTCCCTCCCATGTCCACTGACTCTCAAATTTCCCATTACATCTGTATCCACGGCCATTTTTACCAGCCTCCCAGGGAGAATCCCTGGTTGGAGGCTATTGAAAAAGAGGAAAGTGCTTCCCCCTACCATGACTGGAACGAACGCATTACTGACGAATGCTATGCCCCCAACGCCCGGTCCCGGATCCAGGACAAAAAGGGCAAAATTATCCGGATCAGCAATAATTACGAAAAGATCAGTTTTAACTTCGGTCCAACCCTCTTGTCCTGGATGGAAGAAAAGGCCCCTATCACCCTGAAAGGGATCCAGCAAGCCGATCGCCTTGCTCAAGAGCGCTATGAGGGTCATGGTAATGCCCTGGCCCAAGCCTATAATCACCTGATCCTGCCCCTGGCTAAGGAAAGGGATAAACTGACCCAGATCCGTTGGGGGAAGGCCGACTTTTATAAACGTTTCGGCCGGTCCCCTGAGGGGATGTGGCTGCC encodes:
- a CDS encoding zinc ribbon domain-containing protein, giving the protein MPIYEYECQQCNQVTEAMQKFSDAPLTKCPRCSGSLRKMISQSSFHLKGSGWYVTDYARKGDSATSGKKDKPAETSPKTPEKSTETSTSSPASGTSETK